The proteins below come from a single Candidatus Omnitrophota bacterium genomic window:
- a CDS encoding GDSL-type esterase/lipase family protein, with protein MKRLMVLSISLVLIFVSVLLLLEASYRAYKFYKYGRAMARELEKPGYPLVKPLGPRDRQEYTLKPGSSFESDNGISYKINSKGLRDYEYGYAKESGTYRIVALGDSYMFGWGVNLEDSYPKRLERILNGKYPGRKFEVINVSVYGYNTAQEFELLKREGMKYDPDLVILGFFFNDGEPQYVMPRDPSLEHEGTGIWFFEFVKFRLNILIKKLSGREDIFPLRREEYSEHFWDGFRIKNLLYKKDGCLSALDGIRGFLGERGVGFLVVMFPSFEYSADDETIPADGYGNYKIINTAVKDFCAEKNIRVFDLYDTFVGMLAVDVKEKAVGHIHLNERGYMISAEATARYLDESGIIPE; from the coding sequence TTGAAGAGGCTGATGGTCCTGTCGATATCCCTGGTCCTTATATTCGTATCGGTCCTCCTTCTCCTCGAGGCGTCGTACAGGGCCTATAAATTCTATAAGTACGGCCGCGCGATGGCCAGGGAACTCGAAAAGCCGGGCTATCCGCTTGTGAAACCGCTCGGGCCACGCGACAGGCAGGAGTATACGCTGAAACCGGGTTCGTCTTTTGAATCGGATAACGGCATCTCATATAAGATCAACTCGAAAGGGTTGCGCGACTACGAATACGGCTATGCCAAGGAGAGCGGCACATACAGGATAGTGGCGCTCGGGGATTCTTACATGTTCGGGTGGGGGGTCAACCTTGAAGATAGCTACCCAAAGCGCCTTGAGCGCATCCTGAACGGGAAGTACCCGGGAAGGAAGTTCGAGGTCATAAACGTCTCCGTCTACGGCTATAATACGGCGCAGGAATTCGAGCTCCTGAAGAGGGAGGGGATGAAGTACGATCCGGACCTGGTCATACTGGGGTTCTTCTTCAACGACGGAGAGCCGCAGTACGTCATGCCCAGGGACCCTTCGCTGGAGCATGAAGGCACCGGGATATGGTTCTTCGAATTCGTAAAGTTCCGGCTCAATATACTTATCAAAAAGTTGTCCGGGAGGGAAGATATCTTCCCTCTCCGCAGGGAAGAGTATTCCGAGCACTTCTGGGACGGGTTCAGGATAAAGAACCTGCTCTATAAAAAGGACGGGTGCCTGAGCGCCCTGGATGGGATAAGGGGTTTCCTGGGAGAGAGGGGTGTAGGGTTCCTGGTGGTCATGTTCCCGAGCTTTGAATACAGCGCAGATGACGAAACTATACCCGCGGACGGCTACGGTAACTACAAGATCATCAATACGGCCGTAAAAGATTTCTGCGCCGAGAAGAATATACGCGTCTTCGACCTCTACGACACGTTCGTGGGTATGCTGGCCGTAGATGTCAAAGAGAAGGCGGTAGGGCATATCCACCTCAATGAGAGAGGGTACATGATATCGGCCGAGGCCACGGCACGGTATCTGGACGAGAGCGGGATCATCCCGGAATGA
- a CDS encoding HAD family hydrolase has protein sequence MAKDKIVFIDRDGVINKDPGGWTPHSYVTKWGQFRFLPGARRAIKELTEAGYDIIVISNQAGISKGFYSVKDLNGITRKMLGKIAEGGGRIKRVYYCTHQTSDGCACRKPKPGLLRKAGRDLGVGIAGRYFIGDGLVDIEAGKRARLRTILLLSGKTDRKDVKRWDVKPDFIFKDLPEAVDFILKRGGR, from the coding sequence ATGGCAAAAGATAAGATAGTATTCATAGACAGGGACGGCGTCATAAATAAAGACCCCGGGGGGTGGACGCCGCACAGTTACGTGACGAAATGGGGGCAATTCCGTTTTCTGCCGGGCGCCAGGCGTGCCATAAAAGAACTGACCGAAGCCGGATATGATATAATAGTCATCTCGAACCAGGCCGGCATCAGCAAAGGGTTCTATTCCGTCAAAGACCTGAACGGCATCACAAGGAAGATGCTCGGCAAGATCGCGGAGGGCGGGGGGAGAATAAAGAGAGTATATTACTGCACGCACCAGACGAGCGACGGGTGCGCATGCAGGAAACCGAAGCCGGGGCTTTTAAGGAAGGCCGGGCGGGACCTCGGCGTGGGGATAGCCGGCAGGTATTTCATAGGGGATGGCCTGGTCGACATAGAGGCCGGGAAGAGGGCCCGCCTCAGGACCATACTCTTATTGTCCGGGAAGACGGACCGTAAAGATGTGAAGAGGTGGGATGTGAAACCGGACTTTATATTCAAAGATCTGCCGGAAGCCGTTGATTTCATATTGAAAAGAGGCGGAAGATGA
- a CDS encoding glycosyltransferase family 39 protein, with translation MRPMNLVLAVFFIALLYLLPSYDKCWAPYDEGDYLNTSMMVLKGMTPYKDYFLIMYPPGHAYTLAALLKVFGMHLYVGRFYNIIVLSVILATVFYIAGKVASRGWALFSFVMCLGVFSSLGEPSIPRAIWPGVMWSMITLACLLEFIEKEKTGYLAAASVSLGITLIFRHDIAFLTFLSGCVGLTAHALYGPRRGAAGRIAVRSVGLAAGPVICAVLLTAWLYRMGALNDAFRAMFVEPSAFHRWGAIPFPPYIQDPGAIFHRGCIFIRHNKFYIPVIICASSVFLFISDIFIKKRLDKRLVLLSGIITLAVLYLQQLVFRVDDNHLAVSFAPSAVLLGSLFSHRAESRNRPFKVLEMAMLSYVGLLAALLLYHSTERYIKDIYTKPFVKKEVEPAVFERGTIYIPDDVRPVFVELEKFIRENTAGDERIYIGPLRHNVPQIGWFDLLYFLTDRVPAVKYYVMIPGFQTRRDIQEEMIRSLEINNTRFLFLRDFGRSEDGLLDTYIKERYSLVKVIDSYYIYGKR, from the coding sequence ATGAGGCCGATGAACCTCGTCCTGGCCGTATTTTTTATAGCCCTTTTATATCTCCTCCCGTCGTACGACAAGTGCTGGGCGCCTTATGATGAGGGAGATTACCTCAATACCTCCATGATGGTGCTTAAGGGCATGACCCCATATAAGGACTACTTCCTCATAATGTATCCGCCGGGGCATGCATATACGCTTGCCGCGCTGCTCAAGGTCTTCGGTATGCATCTCTACGTGGGGAGGTTCTATAATATAATCGTACTTTCGGTGATCCTGGCAACGGTATTTTACATCGCCGGGAAAGTGGCGTCCCGGGGATGGGCCTTATTTTCCTTTGTAATGTGCCTGGGCGTCTTCTCTTCCCTGGGGGAGCCCTCCATACCGCGCGCCATATGGCCGGGGGTCATGTGGAGCATGATAACGCTCGCATGCCTGCTCGAATTTATCGAAAAGGAGAAGACGGGTTACCTTGCCGCCGCGAGCGTCTCTTTGGGGATAACCCTCATCTTCCGGCATGATATAGCGTTCCTCACCTTTCTTTCGGGCTGCGTGGGCCTGACGGCACACGCCCTCTACGGACCGCGCCGCGGCGCGGCCGGGAGGATAGCCGTCAGGTCTGTGGGCCTTGCCGCCGGACCCGTTATATGCGCGGTCCTTCTTACGGCCTGGTTATACAGGATGGGCGCGCTCAATGACGCATTTCGGGCGATGTTCGTGGAGCCGTCGGCATTCCACAGGTGGGGCGCGATACCGTTCCCTCCTTATATACAGGATCCCGGCGCCATATTTCACAGGGGATGTATCTTCATACGCCACAACAAATTCTATATACCTGTCATCATATGCGCCTCCAGCGTTTTCCTATTCATATCAGATATCTTTATTAAGAAACGGCTCGATAAGCGGCTGGTGCTCTTATCCGGCATAATAACGCTTGCAGTGCTCTACCTTCAGCAGCTCGTCTTCAGGGTGGACGATAATCACCTCGCCGTCTCTTTTGCGCCATCGGCCGTCCTACTCGGCTCGCTTTTCAGTCATCGCGCGGAGAGCAGGAACAGGCCTTTTAAAGTCCTGGAGATGGCGATGCTGTCGTACGTGGGGCTCCTCGCCGCGCTCCTTTTGTACCACAGCACGGAGAGGTACATAAAAGATATCTACACGAAGCCATTCGTGAAGAAAGAGGTCGAACCCGCCGTCTTCGAACGAGGCACGATCTATATCCCCGATGACGTCCGGCCCGTTTTCGTGGAACTCGAAAAATTCATAAGGGAGAATACGGCCGGTGACGAGCGGATATACATAGGCCCCTTGAGGCACAACGTGCCCCAGATAGGATGGTTCGACCTCCTCTATTTTCTTACCGACAGGGTGCCGGCGGTCAAGTATTACGTTATGATACCGGGCTTCCAGACGAGACGCGACATACAGGAGGAGATGATCCGTTCTCTCGAGATAAATAATACGAGGTTCCTTTTCCTGAGGGATTTTGGCCGCTCGGAAGACGGCCTGCTCGATACCTATATAAAGGAGAGATATTCTTTGGTCAAAGTCATCGATTCATACTATATATATGGCAAAAGATAA
- a CDS encoding glycosyltransferase family 2 protein, protein MRCDIIMPVWNNLTLTADCIRSVFEKTGKDYRLILVDNASDEETARYLEGLRDKSPVDVMLIRNKENLGFVKAVNQGERSSEAPYICVLNNDTLVTEGWLEEMIRIARSDPSIGVVNPSSNNLGQKPQQGEPIDIYARSIRKGAGRSVELGAAIGFCMLIKREVVGRIGLFDEIYGMGNFEDTDFSRRAIREGYRCVRALGAYVYHREHSSFRRSRTFESDFKRNREIYEFRWGRPRRIAYILDSCDDLFMQRLRSELLRLARDGNWIWYFSRGHIDIPEHSNIISCEIEPKRFYPKMLYRILTKKKRFNDIFIGGERTGRLLESLSFIHRAKVHYY, encoded by the coding sequence ATGCGCTGTGATATCATAATGCCGGTTTGGAACAACCTCACATTGACCGCGGACTGTATAAGGTCGGTCTTTGAAAAGACGGGGAAGGACTACCGTCTCATCCTGGTGGATAATGCGAGCGATGAAGAGACCGCACGCTACCTGGAAGGCCTCAGGGATAAGAGCCCCGTAGATGTGATGCTTATAAGGAATAAAGAGAACCTTGGTTTTGTCAAGGCGGTCAACCAGGGAGAGAGGTCTTCCGAAGCCCCTTATATATGCGTATTGAATAATGATACCCTGGTCACGGAGGGATGGCTTGAGGAGATGATAAGGATCGCCCGGAGCGACCCGTCGATAGGTGTAGTCAACCCTTCGAGTAACAATCTCGGACAGAAGCCCCAGCAGGGGGAACCGATAGATATATACGCGCGGAGCATAAGGAAAGGGGCGGGAAGGTCCGTTGAACTGGGGGCGGCCATAGGTTTCTGCATGCTCATAAAGAGAGAGGTGGTCGGGCGGATAGGTCTTTTCGATGAGATATACGGCATGGGGAATTTTGAAGACACCGATTTTTCAAGACGTGCGATACGGGAAGGATACAGGTGCGTAAGGGCCCTGGGGGCTTATGTCTATCACAGGGAACACTCCTCGTTCAGGAGGTCCAGGACGTTCGAAAGCGATTTTAAGAGGAACAGGGAAATATATGAGTTCAGGTGGGGCAGGCCGAGGAGGATAGCATATATACTGGATTCATGCGATGATCTATTCATGCAGCGGCTGCGTTCGGAACTGCTAAGGTTGGCGCGGGACGGCAACTGGATATGGTATTTTTCGAGGGGGCATATAGATATCCCCGAGCATTCGAATATAATCTCCTGTGAGATAGAGCCAAAGCGATTTTATCCGAAGATGTTATACAGGATACTTACAAAGAAGAAGAGATTTAACGATATCTTTATAGGCGGAGAGAGGACGGGCAGGTTATTGGAATCGCTCTCTTTTATTCACAGGGCAAAGGTGCATTATTATTAA
- a CDS encoding NAD-dependent epimerase/dehydratase family protein: MRVLVTGAAGMVGSHAAEYYAKRGCKVIALDNLMRSKLFGYSRKSVEFNWSYLKKYKNIVRLKGDIRDRSDVAAAVGKGVDLCIHAAGQPGVPLSWRVPLEDFSINAFGTLNVLEALRQRSKEAAFIYCSTNKVFGENVGKLRLVERAKRYAYRGVKGVGEDMPVDLTGHTPYGVSKYVGDLYTQEYARIYGMKTAVFRMSCIYGTRQFGFEDQGWVAHFVISALLGRPITIYGNGKQVRDILYVEDLIGAFDKFYSGGLRHDVFNIGGGPDNTTSILEFVETVEKKTGMRMRCGFRDWRPSDQKVYISDIGRVSKRLRWRPKVGPSDGVSLLLGWVRENIKIFKKG, from the coding sequence ATGAGGGTCCTTGTGACCGGCGCGGCAGGCATGGTAGGGAGCCACGCGGCCGAATACTACGCAAAGAGGGGATGCAAGGTCATAGCGCTCGATAACCTCATGCGCTCGAAGCTCTTCGGCTACAGCAGGAAGAGCGTCGAGTTCAACTGGAGTTATCTCAAAAAGTACAAAAATATAGTACGGCTTAAGGGCGACATAAGGGACAGGAGCGATGTGGCCGCGGCCGTCGGTAAGGGCGTGGACCTCTGTATCCACGCAGCCGGACAGCCGGGGGTCCCGCTGTCATGGAGGGTGCCGCTCGAGGATTTCAGCATAAACGCTTTTGGGACATTGAACGTGCTGGAGGCGCTGCGGCAAAGGTCGAAAGAGGCCGCCTTCATCTATTGTTCGACCAATAAGGTCTTCGGCGAGAACGTCGGTAAACTGCGGCTGGTAGAGAGGGCGAAGCGTTATGCTTACAGGGGAGTCAAAGGCGTCGGCGAAGATATGCCCGTTGACCTGACGGGCCACACGCCCTACGGCGTTAGCAAATACGTAGGCGATCTCTATACGCAGGAATATGCGCGCATATACGGGATGAAAACGGCCGTCTTCAGGATGAGCTGTATATACGGCACAAGGCAATTCGGTTTTGAGGACCAGGGGTGGGTCGCGCATTTCGTGATATCCGCCCTGCTCGGGAGGCCGATAACTATTTACGGGAACGGGAAACAGGTGAGGGATATCCTGTATGTGGAGGACCTGATCGGGGCGTTCGATAAATTCTACTCCGGCGGCCTGAGGCACGATGTCTTCAACATAGGCGGCGGGCCGGATAATACCACGTCCATCCTGGAGTTCGTTGAGACCGTCGAAAAGAAGACCGGGATGAGGATGAGGTGCGGCTTCAGGGATTGGCGCCCGTCCGACCAGAAGGTCTATATATCGGATATAGGCAGGGTGTCGAAGCGGCTCAGGTGGCGCCCGAAGGTGGGTCCGTCGGACGGCGTCTCGCTTCTTTTGGGATGGGTCAGGGAGAACATAAAAATATTTAAAAAAGGGTGA
- a CDS encoding glycosyltransferase family 2 protein has protein sequence MENECLSVIIPVYNERDTILKIIDRVLKLDMLKEVIVVDDGSTDGTRELLEKGKFPGKVKTAFHERNAGKGAALRTGFGCAGGDIIVTQDADMEYDPGELKELIAPIRNGFADVVYGSRLWGGKPQRAHMFWHLMGNRFLTLVTDILFNTTLTDMETGYKAFTRDVIKGMRLQSDDFSIEPEITAKILKKKLRVYELPISYYGRSYAEGKKITWVHGFSALWTLIRYRFTD, from the coding sequence ATGGAAAATGAATGCCTTTCGGTCATCATCCCGGTCTATAACGAACGGGACACTATTTTGAAGATCATAGATAGAGTGCTCAAGCTCGATATGCTCAAAGAGGTTATAGTAGTGGACGACGGCTCGACGGACGGGACGCGGGAGCTTCTGGAAAAGGGGAAATTCCCGGGTAAGGTCAAGACGGCCTTCCATGAAAGGAATGCCGGCAAAGGCGCGGCGCTCAGGACCGGTTTCGGGTGCGCCGGCGGCGATATCATAGTCACGCAGGATGCCGACATGGAGTATGATCCCGGTGAGCTGAAAGAGTTGATCGCCCCTATAAGGAACGGCTTTGCCGACGTGGTATACGGTTCGCGCCTGTGGGGAGGGAAACCGCAGCGGGCCCATATGTTCTGGCATCTCATGGGGAACAGGTTCCTCACCCTCGTTACGGATATACTCTTCAATACCACATTGACCGACATGGAGACCGGGTACAAGGCCTTCACGCGGGATGTGATAAAGGGCATGCGGCTTCAGTCCGACGACTTCTCGATCGAGCCGGAGATCACGGCCAAGATACTGAAGAAGAAGCTGCGTGTTTACGAGCTCCCCATCTCCTATTACGGCCGCAGCTATGCGGAGGGGAAGAAGATAACCTGGGTCCACGGTTTTTCCGCGCTCTGGACCCTCATCAGGTACCGTTTTACGGATTGA
- a CDS encoding glycosyltransferase family 2 protein: MKKLPVSVVVITKNEEDNMARCLGSVAWADEIVVLDDESTDRTAEIAKRYTGKVTVRKMDVEGRHRNYAYGTARNEWVLSLDADEEASPELYEELSGLLSSGTIKDAAFTIPIRTYIGDHWIRHGGWYPAGKVRLFRKDKFRYEEVEVHPRVFIDGSCGHLTKDIIHHSYRDFHDFFASLNNQTTLEARKWFNEKRRINFLTMMRKFYDRFLKSYILKQGFKDGLIGFVVAYGNGLYQLMSYAKYRYMMDQEKGGKS, from the coding sequence ATGAAAAAATTACCGGTATCGGTTGTAGTGATAACCAAGAATGAAGAAGATAATATGGCGAGGTGCCTGGGAAGCGTGGCATGGGCAGACGAGATCGTTGTCCTCGACGATGAGAGTACGGACAGGACGGCCGAGATCGCCAAACGCTATACCGGTAAAGTGACGGTCCGGAAGATGGATGTAGAAGGCAGACACAGGAATTACGCTTACGGCACGGCCCGCAATGAATGGGTGCTCTCGCTCGACGCGGACGAGGAGGCCTCGCCGGAACTTTACGAAGAGCTCTCGGGGCTCCTGTCCTCCGGCACGATAAAGGACGCCGCCTTTACCATCCCTATAAGGACATATATAGGAGACCACTGGATAAGACACGGCGGATGGTATCCGGCCGGCAAGGTGCGGCTATTCAGGAAGGATAAGTTCAGGTATGAGGAGGTAGAGGTGCACCCCAGGGTCTTCATAGACGGCTCATGCGGTCACCTGACCAAAGATATAATACACCATTCGTACAGGGATTTTCACGATTTCTTCGCCAGCCTGAATAACCAGACGACGCTCGAGGCCAGGAAATGGTTCAATGAGAAGAGGCGTATAAATTTCCTGACGATGATGAGAAAATTTTACGACCGCTTCCTGAAGTCGTACATTCTCAAGCAGGGGTTCAAGGACGGTCTTATAGGTTTCGTGGTCGCTTACGGTAACGGCCTCTACCAGCTGATGAGTTATGCCAAATACCGGTACATGATGGACCAAGAGAAGGGCGGAAAGAGTTGA
- a CDS encoding glycosyltransferase family 2 protein, with protein sequence MTRPKISVAIITKNEERNIRECIARVAGWAFEVIVVDGYSADRTRDIAAECGARVIPHRFEGDFSKERNAGMDASSGDWVLHLDADDRVTDDFKKKADEAVGSDDAVDVYKFRRKNFFLGHCMEHGGWCHYIPNLVRRRAVRFEGALHERPVYKGKTGTIEADIEHYPFTSISQFIERQNHYSSVEAEALFKREGASMMDRATANMVGRTFKIFWKMYVKKKGYREGMYGLVFSVLFAFVNFLIWAKYRELCAKKDAT encoded by the coding sequence ATGACCAGACCTAAGATATCGGTCGCCATAATAACCAAGAACGAAGAACGGAATATCCGTGAATGCATCGCGCGCGTTGCCGGATGGGCGTTCGAGGTCATAGTCGTGGACGGCTACAGCGCCGACAGGACCCGGGATATAGCCGCGGAATGCGGCGCCAGGGTGATACCGCACCGCTTTGAGGGAGATTTTTCGAAGGAGAGAAATGCCGGTATGGATGCCTCATCCGGCGACTGGGTGCTTCACCTGGACGCCGATGACCGCGTGACGGATGATTTTAAAAAGAAGGCGGACGAAGCAGTGGGCAGCGATGACGCGGTCGATGTATATAAATTCCGCAGGAAAAACTTTTTCCTCGGCCACTGCATGGAGCACGGCGGATGGTGCCACTACATACCGAACCTTGTGCGCCGCCGGGCCGTACGCTTTGAGGGGGCGCTTCATGAGAGGCCCGTATACAAAGGGAAGACGGGCACTATCGAAGCGGATATAGAACACTACCCATTTACGAGCATATCCCAATTCATAGAGAGACAGAACCACTACAGCTCCGTGGAGGCCGAGGCGCTCTTTAAACGCGAAGGCGCCTCCATGATGGACCGCGCCACGGCGAATATGGTCGGGAGGACGTTCAAGATATTCTGGAAGATGTATGTAAAGAAGAAAGGTTACAGGGAGGGGATGTACGGTCTCGTCTTTTCCGTGCTATTCGCCTTCGTCAATTTCCTGATATGGGCCAAATACCGGGAGCTATGCGCGAAGAAGGATGCGACATAA
- a CDS encoding glycosyltransferase family 2 protein, with translation MREEGCDIIIPVWNEQESTSICIDKVREHTHGPYRLIIIDNASGEATRRYLEGLRKDAPGTVLIRNEENLGFVKAVNQGIRSSAGRYICILNNDTVVTEDWLERLIDTCEKGPGAIGIANPASNVFGDKAPYGGRYGWQELDSARGFCMLIKREVVERVGLFDEAYGMGYFEEKDFSRRAIEAGYICVKAGTSFVYHRDRLSFDKIKERDEIFRENEKLYNRKWGRPLSIAFIARSGSWLAGRRDAIYALLNKGHRVNIFLPDGMARPRFKDHIQIRYFSAGRVLFSGSVLYRLWERRRKKKIDVVIPEDDGMKRFLSGTKGMHGSDLFSGGDDALIAFCNAKSKEW, from the coding sequence ATGCGCGAAGAAGGATGCGACATAATCATTCCGGTCTGGAATGAGCAGGAGAGCACGTCTATCTGTATAGATAAGGTGCGGGAGCATACCCACGGCCCATACAGGCTTATCATAATAGATAACGCGAGCGGCGAAGCGACGAGGAGGTATCTCGAGGGGCTTCGTAAGGATGCGCCCGGGACGGTCCTGATAAGGAACGAAGAGAACCTCGGTTTTGTAAAGGCCGTGAACCAGGGCATAAGGTCGTCCGCCGGCCGCTACATATGCATCCTTAATAACGACACCGTAGTCACGGAAGACTGGCTCGAGCGTCTTATCGACACTTGCGAAAAAGGGCCCGGGGCCATCGGTATAGCAAATCCGGCCAGCAACGTCTTCGGCGATAAGGCCCCTTACGGCGGACGATACGGCTGGCAGGAGCTCGATTCGGCAAGAGGTTTTTGCATGCTCATAAAACGGGAGGTGGTGGAGAGGGTAGGCCTTTTCGACGAAGCGTACGGCATGGGGTATTTTGAAGAGAAGGACTTCTCAAGGAGGGCGATAGAGGCAGGATATATATGCGTAAAGGCAGGAACTTCATTCGTATATCACCGCGACCGGCTCAGCTTCGACAAGATAAAAGAGAGGGATGAGATATTCAGGGAGAACGAGAAGCTGTACAACCGGAAGTGGGGCAGGCCGCTCAGCATAGCGTTCATAGCCAGGAGCGGGAGCTGGTTGGCCGGGAGAAGAGATGCCATATATGCCCTGTTGAATAAAGGCCATCGCGTGAACATATTCTTACCCGATGGCATGGCCCGGCCCCGGTTCAAGGACCATATACAGATAAGGTATTTCTCTGCCGGGAGAGTCCTCTTTTCCGGCAGCGTCCTGTACAGGCTATGGGAGAGAAGGCGCAAGAAGAAGATAGACGTAGTGATACCGGAAGATGACGGTATGAAAAGATTTTTATCGGGGACGAAGGGCATGCACGGCAGTGATCTCTTCAGCGGAGGGGACGATGCCCTTATAGCTTTCTGTAATGCCAAAAGCAAGGAATGGTGA
- a CDS encoding glycosyltransferase family 39 protein, giving the protein MMITSFRIIFCIALATAAGWSVISLLSYRKEVFYPAEKLAISYAAGLGLVTVEMALLSVSGISFSVFSIAVPWIPLFLASLLLYGKERGKGPGNGGREVSPPLVPIEKLFLLGTALEVSYTFFRAMAKPIESYDAIAIYAIKAKIFYLARGIPDYFFTGLKDVVPHLEYPLFLPLAETFFYVSIGALNDLLVKCIFPLLFLSALVIFYSAAKRMIKRRMAFLGTFLLATVPQFSEYATNGYADLPLTLYYSASILYLFLWIAQKRNGVFLALSFIFLALAVWTKTEGVMFAFVNIAVISASLIRDRSRSVRAGVAYVVLVLALLGAFLCALRAAGLGLHEDFNTAGLQGRAGFVTGIKRIPAILYEYQRQFFGPKKWNIAWILCIGAFAAAFRKVFSKDLFYMTVAVFLMFGGYTAIYMLTPRDLSWHLSTTASRFFIHLLPVSVFWLMLVCKEKGWEV; this is encoded by the coding sequence ATGATGATCACCTCGTTCAGGATAATTTTCTGTATAGCATTAGCCACAGCGGCAGGCTGGAGCGTGATATCGCTCTTGTCATACCGGAAGGAGGTATTCTATCCGGCGGAGAAGCTTGCCATCTCATACGCCGCCGGTTTGGGCCTTGTGACCGTGGAGATGGCCCTCTTGTCGGTATCCGGCATAAGTTTCAGCGTCTTCTCCATCGCCGTGCCGTGGATACCGCTCTTCCTCGCCTCTCTCTTATTATACGGTAAGGAGAGGGGAAAGGGTCCCGGTAATGGTGGCAGGGAGGTATCTCCGCCTCTCGTCCCGATCGAGAAGTTATTCCTTCTCGGTACGGCGCTTGAGGTCTCGTATACGTTCTTCAGGGCCATGGCCAAGCCGATCGAATCATACGATGCCATAGCGATATATGCCATCAAGGCGAAGATATTCTATCTGGCCCGGGGCATACCGGACTATTTCTTCACCGGCCTCAAGGATGTGGTGCCGCATTTAGAGTATCCGCTTTTCCTGCCGCTCGCGGAGACGTTCTTCTATGTATCTATCGGAGCCCTGAACGACCTCCTGGTAAAGTGCATATTCCCTCTCCTCTTCCTTTCCGCCCTGGTCATATTCTACTCGGCCGCGAAACGGATGATCAAGAGGAGGATGGCGTTCCTCGGCACCTTCCTACTGGCGACGGTGCCCCAATTCAGCGAATATGCTACGAACGGATATGCCGACCTCCCGCTCACGCTGTACTATTCCGCCAGTATTTTATATCTCTTCCTGTGGATAGCACAGAAGAGGAATGGCGTATTCCTCGCGCTCTCCTTTATATTTTTGGCGCTGGCGGTCTGGACGAAGACCGAAGGGGTGATGTTCGCCTTCGTCAATATCGCGGTGATATCGGCCTCCCTCATAAGGGATAGGTCCCGGTCCGTAAGGGCAGGGGTGGCATATGTGGTCCTGGTCCTGGCCCTCCTGGGAGCGTTCCTCTGCGCGTTGCGCGCCGCGGGCCTCGGGCTCCACGAAGATTTTAATACGGCCGGCCTTCAGGGACGAGCCGGGTTTGTGACCGGCATCAAAAGGATACCGGCTATACTGTACGAATACCAGAGGCAGTTCTTCGGGCCGAAGAAATGGAATATCGCCTGGATACTGTGCATCGGCGCCTTTGCGGCGGCATTCAGGAAGGTCTTCTCAAAAGACCTCTTCTATATGACCGTTGCCGTATTCCTGATGTTCGGCGGTTACACGGCCATCTATATGCTCACCCCGCGGGACCTTTCGTGGCATCTCTCCACGACCGCAAGCAGATTTTTCATACACCTCCTGCCCGTCTCGGTCTTCTGGCTTATGCTCGTATGCAAAGAGAAGGGATGGGAAGTATGA